GACTTGTTTTTGCATCCTCAGAGTGTGTGTCAATATTGATGTTTCATTTTCTTCTTCTCTTTTCCCCCCTAGAtcctatttttaaaaagaaaaaacaaagccaaCAATGGTTTATGCCCAGGAAATGGATAACATCAAACCCTCCCTGGATTCAACCCTCCTAACATTCCTCTTGTTCCGGAATTCCAGCCAAAGAGAGAATTCCACACCCCCAGCTATCACCAGCCCTATGGATTACTATGTAGATAACAACAGAAGGAACACCTCGTATGTTCCCACTTACGAGCTCACGGCAGGAGAGGTGGCAGCAACCAGCCTGGTCTTTGGAATATTATGGCTGTTGTCTGTTTTTGGGAACGCACTTGTTTGCTTGGTGATCCATCGCAGTCGTAGGACTCAATCCACCACTAACTACTTTGTGGTTTCCATGGCCTGTGCAGATCTGCTCATCAGTCTGGGGAGCACCCCGTTTGTGCTTCTCCAAGTGACGTCTGGCCGCTGGATGCTGAGCAGTGCAATGTGCAAGCTGGTGCGCTACGTCCAGTATCTTTCCCCTGGCGTCCAGATCTACGTCCTGCTCTCGATCTGCATGGACAGGTTCTACACCATCGTCTACCCCTTAAGCTTCAAAGTGTCCCGGGAGAAAGCCAAGAAGATGATCCTAGCTTCCTGGATCTTCGCTGCTGCCTTCGTGGCCCCCAGCTTTTTTTTCTATGGCTCTGAGTGGGATAATCATTGCAACTTCTTCCTCCCGGGCACCTGGGAAGGGATCTTCTATGGCATGGTCCATCTGCTGGTGGGATTTCTGGTCCCTTCCACACTGATCATCTTGTTTTATCAGAAGGTTGTCAAGTACATCTGGAGAATAGGCACTGATGGCAGGACAGTAAGGAGAACCATGAATATAGTCCCAAGGACTAAAGTCAAAACAATCAAAATGTTCTTGATGCTCAATTTAGTGTTTTTGATTTCCTGGATGCCTTTTTACATAGCTCAGCTCTGGCACCCGAAAGAGATGAATTTGAGACAGAACTCTCTGGTTTTCATGGCCGTCACCTGGATATCTTTCAGCTCTTCAGCCTCCAAACCCACTCTCTACTCCATCTACAATGCTAATTTCCGGCGAGGCATGAAAGAGACCTTTTGCACGTCCTCTATGAAATGCTATCGGAGCAATGCCTACACCATCACCACAAGCTCAAGGATGGCAAAAAAGAACTACGTGGGAATAGTAGAGATTCCAGCAGCTGCAAAGACTATTACCAAAGACTGCATATATGACACCTTTGATAGAGAAGCGAAAGAGAAAAAACTGGCTTGGCCTATCAATTCAAACCCTCCTAATACATTTGTGTGAAAACTAGAAGGTAGTGACAGCTATTGACAAATGATATGCACAATATGAATAACAACAACAGTAAAAAAGATCTGATCTTTTACCATTTTTTGGCCTTGTTTAGGAAGTGCAGAGCCACAAAACAACAATTCTAAGAGTCTCTGGCTGGTATAATAGGTTTCAGAAAGAATAGTTATTGGAATGTAAAGACAGTTTAGCCAAAGGGTTTTTCTTCCAGTCTGTCTTGATCCTTCTTCTACTGAGGAGCAACCAAGACCACATAATGGAAGAAGAGAACATTTTATGAAAGACAACCTCTGTCTTGAAGAAGTTGGATTCAGTTGGAAAGAGGGAAGCTGTAGCCACACTCCTGAACTATAAGAAGCCGCCAACTACTCCTACCTGCAACTAAGTTTAAAGTTTTAGTTTAAATAATTGATGTTTTAGAATAGGGGGAAAACATTGCACTCACTTTAAAATTGTACCCTTCAACATAAATCAGATGCtacactgtttttaaatgtatttatgattCACTAGcttgtttttgtaattttcatttttaaatgttaaatgtttttgtGACGCCATTTAATGCTGCTAAAACGAGTACTCATCCCAAATGTAAAGAACTGCATGTAAATAGAGGAATATATCTCCTGTTTTATATACAATTAAAGTTCATCTTGAGATTCACTAGCATTTTATGCTCCTACAAAATGTCCTATTTCTCTGTCTTACACTACGGCTTACCCATAAGACAAATTATTTTTGCTGCCTCGTTGTAGACTGTACATACATGCATATTCTATTAAAATGAGCATTTCACAATATAATACCATTATGTTGTAGGGTCCCTGAGATGGCCCCCGCGTagttcctggctgtgtgaagttgcctGTCTTCACttgggattccacagggagcaatGCATTGACTTTGGCACTcccgcaggttagggaggcaaaatgaTCTGGGACTGTTTCTCATCACTGTGCTGGCCAGGTGTCTGATGCACTCAAAAGGCAGGCCTTTGTCCTCCAAGGGCCGTTAGGCCCCTGATATCCACTGTAAAGCTCCTAGGTTTAGAGGCCATTAGCTTGGCCGGGGGACCAGggtgcccactgaccttcagtttttCTGAGCTATTGTGGGGATTGCTGTGGTTataactggacattctaaattggggagaaaaagaGGGGTACAATAATTGagctaacaaaaaaaatgtttgaaatatttCAAGTTTGTAACTATagaacactcaatagtgctgaatttagaataCTAAACTtgataaattcaatggcaaaagtatttttcttcaaaatattaattttagtatttctaaaagttTGATTGTAAAATCAGTAAATACAATttctaaaaatgtgtttcttacaaaaataccgtggtaaacttttctaaggatAGTCCTGTAGTCCTTTCTTTGTATCACAagttattaaaacaatctttatttaaaacttagaacataacatgtaaaaagcaATTGTGTAACAGATCAACTATAATCAAAAAGTGCAGCGAGGGGGTTGCACAGATCTTTCGCCAGACCTGCTGCTATTTCTCggtagatgtatttattttgtgtttctgttaGAGTGGACTCTGGATTTGAGTTTCGCCCCACAACGCTTTGACAGCTTTGCTTTCTTAATCTTCCCAGTTCACGCCGCGAttgtcagaaacaaacaaacaaaaaataaatatttgtaaaagaaaaaaaaccccaaaactatTCTGTGTTTTTGAGCTAATCATTGGtacaatcaaaatatttatttaaataacaataaaaacaaacaacaaaaagatggtgtgtttgaaactaaaccaataactatgtggtttacaataaaataactgggAGAAACACAATCCAGGACagttttttgtataaaattatttttgatagcatttttttaaataattctcacCGATATACTCAAATATGACGTCCACCGGCGTCTGCAAAAAAGTCACCGTCAAAAGTTTAGCCCAATGTATGGATTtttggggtatgtacacttttgacaacAACTTAATAATAAGGTGtagatatttacaaatactcCCCAATATAAATTCAAATATTCAGGACGCTTGTGTATCAAGTCGTTCTTCTCTTTTTGTGACACTGCAAcggcactgcagct
Above is a window of Acipenser ruthenus chromosome 14, fAciRut3.2 maternal haplotype, whole genome shotgun sequence DNA encoding:
- the gpr19 gene encoding probable G-protein coupled receptor 19 gives rise to the protein MVYAQEMDNIKPSLDSTLLTFLLFRNSSQRENSTPPAITSPMDYYVDNNRRNTSYVPTYELTAGEVAATSLVFGILWLLSVFGNALVCLVIHRSRRTQSTTNYFVVSMACADLLISLGSTPFVLLQVTSGRWMLSSAMCKLVRYVQYLSPGVQIYVLLSICMDRFYTIVYPLSFKVSREKAKKMILASWIFAAAFVAPSFFFYGSEWDNHCNFFLPGTWEGIFYGMVHLLVGFLVPSTLIILFYQKVVKYIWRIGTDGRTVRRTMNIVPRTKVKTIKMFLMLNLVFLISWMPFYIAQLWHPKEMNLRQNSLVFMAVTWISFSSSASKPTLYSIYNANFRRGMKETFCTSSMKCYRSNAYTITTSSRMAKKNYVGIVEIPAAAKTITKDCIYDTFDREAKEKKLAWPINSNPPNTFV